A region from the Lysobacter antibioticus genome encodes:
- a CDS encoding DNA cytosine methyltransferase, protein MTRPAYYNESDSYLCGWLRNLIAADLIPPGDVDDRDIRSVRADDLRGYGQCHFFAGIGGFAYACRLAGWPDDDSIWTGGFPCQPFSVAGRQRAQADDRHLWPELRRLIASARPALFVGENVAGLIALGLDGVLADLEAEGYAGRAVVVPACAVNAPHRRERVWIVGRRLADCRSERRQQVARGASGHEVEDARRAATDDYEFASGGKIGLADRDGERSREARRLCGRATQWPTGSREGSLEHAARERRREGRSESAVRQWVDPTVGGAGGLGDADDAGSQGRVEHWQRTGEWDAWQTSQTLAGRRVPESGIRLLADGISARIPKLRAAGNAIVPQVAAEILRALRG, encoded by the coding sequence ATGACCCGGCCCGCCTACTACAACGAAAGTGATTCCTACCTTTGCGGTTGGCTGCGCAATCTCATTGCGGCCGACCTGATTCCCCCTGGCGACGTCGATGACCGAGACATCCGATCTGTTCGCGCAGACGACCTGCGCGGCTACGGCCAATGCCACTTCTTCGCCGGCATCGGCGGATTCGCTTATGCCTGTCGGCTCGCGGGCTGGCCGGACGACGACTCGATCTGGACTGGCGGCTTCCCCTGCCAGCCGTTCAGCGTTGCAGGCCGCCAGCGCGCGCAAGCGGACGACCGCCACCTCTGGCCGGAACTGCGCCGCCTTATTGCATCGGCGCGACCCGCTCTATTCGTGGGCGAGAACGTTGCTGGCCTCATCGCGTTGGGGCTCGATGGAGTTCTTGCTGACCTGGAAGCCGAAGGCTACGCCGGCCGGGCGGTTGTTGTTCCAGCTTGCGCCGTCAACGCCCCGCATCGACGCGAGCGCGTCTGGATCGTCGGTCGCCGTTTGGCCGACTGCCGTAGCGAACGACGACAACAAGTCGCCCGAGGCGCATCTGGCCATGAAGTCGAGGATGCGAGGCGGGCAGCGACGGACGATTACGAGTTTGCAAGTGGCGGCAAAATTGGTCTGGCCGACCGCGACGGCGAACGATCCAGAGAAGCGCGGCGACTTTGCGGCCGAGCGACGCAATGGCCTACCGGGAGTCGTGAAGGCAGTCTGGAGCACGCCGCGCGCGAGCGACGGCGAGAAGGGCGGTCCGAATCAGCAGTTCGGCAGTGGGTCGACCCGACCGTTGGCGGCGCAGGCGGTCTGGGCGACGCCGACGACGCGGGATCACAAGGACGCGTCGAGCATTGGCAGCGCACCGGAGAATGGGATGCTTGGCAGACAAGTCAAACCCTCGCCGGTCGCCGGGTACCTGAATCCGGAATTCGTCTTCTGGCTGATGGGATATCCGCCCGAATTCCTAAGCTGCGCGCCGCCGGCAATGCGATCGTCCCACAGGTCGCCGCCGAAATCCTCCGTGCCCTGCGCGGCTGA